A window from Heteronotia binoei isolate CCM8104 ecotype False Entrance Well chromosome 15, APGP_CSIRO_Hbin_v1, whole genome shotgun sequence encodes these proteins:
- the LOC132583264 gene encoding vomeronasal type-2 receptor 26-like: MKCTGNHPPQIPQQSYQPGEILIGGIVSHTGCVSQKLEFRQHPCQVDKCYPILKTKFYQHVLALVFAIFEINEDPTILPNITLGFHIHDSTVDPKWIYRPTLDLLFTAAELVPNYKCGYQKKMAGIIGGYSSETTSDMATLLSLYKIPQLSFGSFESDVDVPTSRSSFYRMFPKEALQYEGIVHLLLHFRWRWVGLITLDDERGDRFLQTLEPMLSRNGICTAFTEKAARQVPWDDISFLNKYLYSSNAKFLDSEANAIVVYGGTGAFLWLTTVIFMPTMVMNLTGADYGERTSTGKVWITTAQMDFALIPFHKAFDIEIFHGALSFSIHSKPIRGFHRFLQLLKPSQAKGDGFIKDFWEQVFDCAFPGSVNPEHSGKTCTEEEKLETVPAPFFEMRMTSHSYGIYNAVYALAHALHILGSSRTNHRAMETGGSLASLDVPPWKLHTLLQRLAFNNSAGDEVAFNEHGELKGGFDITNMIAFPNKSYVRVKIGRLDPQVPRSQRVIIDQDEIKWNRHLPQVPPSSLCNENCKLGYSKRKKEGEKFCCYDCDLCPEGKMSDKEDMDYCIPCSEGHYPNQEQNHCLPKIPNFLSFCEPMSITLAFFALLLSLITALVILSFIKYRDTPIVKANNRTLTYILLVSIFLSFLCSLLFIEQPDKVTCLLRQVTFAIIFSVAVSSVLAKTVTVIVVFMASKPGNLFQKWVGKELAHCIVISCSFVQVSICAVWLGSFPPFPDIDKHSLSREVIMHCNEGSVTMLYCALGYIGFLATICFIVAFIARKLPDSFNEAKFITFSMLVFCSVWLSFVPSYLSTKGKDTVAVEIFSILASSAGLLGCIFLPKCYVILLRPELNTRELLIRKKH, encoded by the exons ATGAAGTGCACTGGAAACCATCCTCCTCAGATTCCACAACAGTCATATCAGCCTGGTGAAATCCTGATTGGTGGAATTGTGTCTCATACTGGTTGTGTTTCGCAAAAGCTTGAATTTAGGCAGCATCCCTGCCAGGTTGATAAATGTTATCCGAT CCTGAAAACAAAGTTCTACCAGCATGTCCTGGCCTTGGTGTTTGCCATCTTTGAAATCAATGAGGACCCCACCATCTTGCCCAACATTACTCTTGGGTTCCACATCCATGACTCCACAGTAGATCCAAAATGGATTTACAGACCCACCCTGGACCTGCTCTTCACAGCAGCTGAACTTGTCCCAAACTACAAATGTGGCTACCAGAAAAAAATGGCTGGCATAATTGGGGGCTATAGTTCTGAAACCACATCAGACATGGCGACTCTCTTAAGTCTTTACAAGATCCCACAG CTGTCATTTGGCTCCTTTGAATCAGATGTGGATGTCCCAACCAGTCGGTCATCTTTTTACCGCATGTTCCCCAAGGAAGCCCTTCAGTATGAGGGGATTGTCCACTTACTTCTGCATTTCAGGTGGAGATGGGTTGGGCTCATCACTCTGGATGACGAAAGGGGAGATCGTTTCTTGCAGACTTTGGAGCCGATGCTTTCCAGGAATGGAATCTGTACAGCCTTCACAGAAAAGGCAGCAAGACAGGTCCCCTGGGATGACATATCCTTTCTGAACAAATATCTATACAGTAGTAATGCAAAGTTCTTGGACAGCGAAGCAAATGCAATTGTCGTCTATGGAGGAACTGGAGCATTTCTTTGGCTGACGACCGTTATCTTCATGCCCACGATGGTGATGAATCTCACAGGGGCTGACTACGGGGAGAGGACCTCTACAGGAAAAGTGTGGATTACAACCGCCCAGATGGATTTTGCACTCATCCCTTTTCATAAGGCGTTTGATATAGAGATATTCCATGGTGCTCTTTCCTTCTCAATTCATTCCAAGCCCATCCGAGGCTTCCATAGATTTCTTCAACTTCTAAAACCTTCCCAGGCAAAGGGGGATGGCTTTATCAAGGACTTCTGGGAGCAAGTGTTCGACTGTGCATTCCCAGGTTCTGTTAACCCAGAGCACTCTGGTAAGACATGCACCGAAGAGGAGAAGCTGGAGACTGTCCCggcacctttttttgaaatgagGATGACCAGCCACAGCTACGGTATATATAATGCCGTCTATGCCCTCGCGCACGCCCTACACATCTTGGGCTCATCTAGAACCAACCACAGAGCAATGGAGACTGGAGGCAGCTTGGCTTCTTTGGATGTGCCACCTTGGAAG CTCCACACCCTTCTTCAGAGACTTGCTTTCAACAACAGCGCTGGAGATGAAGTGGCCTTCAATGAACATGGAGAATTGAAAGGTGGATTCGATATTACCAACATGATCGCTTTTCCAAATAAGTCCTATGTCAGAGTCAAGATCGGGAGGCTGGATCCTCAGGTTCCCCGTAGTCAACGAGTGATAATTGATCAGGATGAGATTAAGTGGAATAGGCACCTTCCACAG GTGCCTCCTTCCTCCCTGTGTAATGAGAACTGCAAACTTGGTTAcagcaagagaaagaaggaaggggagaagttCTGCTGCTACGATTGTGATCTGTGTCCAGAAGGGAAAATGTCAGACAAAGAAG acATGGATTATTGCATCCCTTGCTCTGAAGGTCATTATCCCAACCAGGAacaaaaccactgccttcccaagatccCGAACTTTCTTTCATTTTGTGAGCCGATGAGCATTACTTTAGCCTTTTTTGCTCTTCTCCTGTCTCTGATAACAGCTCTGGTgattctgtcctttataaaatacCGGGACACTCCCATCGTTAAAGCCAACAATCGGACCCTCACCTACATTCTGCTTgtctccattttcctttctttcctctgctCCTTGCTCTTCATCGAGCAGCCTGACAAGGTGACCTGCCTCCTCCGACAAGTGACTTTTGCCATCATCTTCTCCGTTGCTGTTTCTTCTGTTCTGGCAAAAACCGTGACTGTCATTGTGGTGTTTATGGCATCCAAGCCAGGAAACCTTTTTCAGAAATGGGTGGGGAAAGAATTGGCACATTGTATTGTTATTTCTTGCTCCTTTGTTCAAGTTTCCATTTGTGCTGTTTGGCTTGGTTCTTTTCCGCCCTTCCCAGATATCGACAAGCATTCACTGAGTAGAGAAGTCATCATGCATTGCAATGAAGGGTCAGTCACCATGTTGTACTGTGCCTTGGGTTACATTGGATTCCTTGCCACCATCTGCTTCATTGTAGCGTTCATAGCCAGAAAGTTGCCTGACAGTTTCAACgaagccaagttcatcaccttcagcatgctggtcttttgcagtgtttggctgTCCTTTGTCCCCAGCTACCTGAGCACAAAAGGAAAAGATACGGTGgccgtggagatcttctccatcttagcTTCCAGTGCTGGCTTGCTAGGCTGTATCTTTTTGCCCAAATGCTATGTCATTCTTCTGAGACCTGAGTTGAACACAAGAGAGCTGCTGATACGGAAAAAACACTAA